One Salvelinus sp. IW2-2015 linkage group LG4q.2, ASM291031v2, whole genome shotgun sequence DNA window includes the following coding sequences:
- the clic5a gene encoding chloride intracellular channel protein 5a isoform X2 — protein sequence MTDTSAAEEEKDPDIELFVKAGSDGESIGNCPFSQRLFMILWLKGVVFNVTTVDLKRKPADLHNLAPGTHPPFLTFEGEVKTDINKIEEYLEDMLAPPRYPKLAAKNRESNTSGNDIFAKFSAYIKNIRPENNAVLEKSLNKALAKLDEFLLSPLPEELQDGRDVAEGGSLRKYLDGDTLTLADCNLLPKLHVVKVVAKRYRNYEIPTELQGVWRYIQNAYRRDEFTNTCAADAEIELAYQDVAKRLSK from the exons GCAGGGAGTGATGGGGAGAGTATAGGTAACTGTCCGTTCTCTCAGCGTCTCTTCATGATCCTATGGCTAAAAGGAGTCGTCTTCAACGTCACTACAGTCGACCTGAAGAG AAAACCGGCTGACCTCCATAACCTTGCTCCAGGCACACACCCACCCTTCCTGACCTTCGAAGGAGAGGTGAAGACGGACATCAATAAGATAGAAGAATACCTAGAGGACATGCTGGCTCCACCCAG gtaccctaaactGGCAGCTAAGAACCGGGAGTCCAATACGTCAGGAAACGACATCTTCGCCAAGTTTTCAGCCTACATCAAAAACATCAGGCCAGAGAACAAcgcag TTCTAGAGAAAAGTCTCAACAAGGCATTAGCCAAGCTGGATGAGTTCCTTCTGTCCCCGCTGCCAGAGGAGCTGCAGGATGGCAGAGATGTGGCAGAAGGGGGGTCGTTACGGAAGTATCTAGACGGAGACACATTAACACTGGCCGACTGCAACTTGCTGCCCAAATTACATGTCGTCAAG gTGGTCGCTAAGAGATACCGTAACTATGAGATCCCTACAGAGCTGCAGGGTGTATGGCGTTACATTCAAAATGCCTACAGGCGAGATGAGTTTACCAACACCTGCGCGGCTGATGCAGAGATAGAACTAGCCTATCAGGACGTGGCCAAGAGGCTGTCCAAGTGA